A genomic region of Amphiura filiformis chromosome 6, Afil_fr2py, whole genome shotgun sequence contains the following coding sequences:
- the LOC140155295 gene encoding kelch-like protein 38 produces the protein MASRPSCSTGIPISHQHSYNQMLHLGKRLYGFQNEDTFCDVTIKFPNKVFKAHKVILAAGSDFFKGMFSSNFQEQTSDEVNLEYGDIEIFEPLLEFLYTGNFTVNPEDSLDVLEMANFLQVPYAFSACADYLAENLTEQSCKDPNHVMDLEELDRIISLASNGAYKHRKLSTAAHEYIKANLNHILQGGIGPNIPVDVLYEILCQGEELALLYSEEELLSMLMEWLTHDWINRRRHATHLLKKIRLGVVPHSRLKSISEGTITEIPECRDIFNTVFDLRSRQSAPPGVVLSYSHPELFAPRSTVMALIGIGGYEDQSESFVQYFDSGEDRWIPLHQFARLPYAELTDHSTIVVDGKLFVAGGKTWDLTPAQKSASAGKNFHCYCENTNTWIELPSMHTAREQFSLVHLDRYIYAIGGQQEDVDLLFNPWVNIERFNLDTMQWEVMPHQPWGSFKPCAVVYKDKILVYGPDEYDDSPGERSTYYLMAYYPDIDTWKTVWKDHRVSGYRQSILTVVDDVCYEIRFVFEQRNIPVVREVILDLESDPPTMELGGCEDQSSIECNEVCIKEQLYTIITFPGYVNKKPTNEGSWFHSSSVDGAAASVICFTFDKLRLM, from the exons ATGGCTTCCAGGCCTTCATGTTCCACAGGAATCCCAATCAGTCATCAGCATTCATACAACCAAATGTTACATCTTGGGAAAAGactgtatgggtttcaaaatgaagacACCTTCTGTGATGTCACCATCAAGTTCCCAAACAAAGTCTTCAAAGCACACAAAGTTATTCTTGCTGCTGGCAGTGATTTCTTCAAGGGAATGTTCAGCAGTAACTTTCAAGAACAAACATCCGATGAAGTAAATCTTGAATATGGGGACATTGAAATTTTCGAGCCACTTCTAGAGTTTCTTTACACCGGGAATTTTACTGTCAATCCAGAGGATTCCCTCGATGTCCTGGAAATGGCCAATTTCTTGCAAGTCCCTTATGCCTTCAGTGCTTGTGCTGATTATTTGGCAGAAAACCTCACCGAACAAAGCTGCAAAGATCCCAATCATGTGATGGATTTAGAAGAATTGGACAGAATTATTTCACTGGCTTCTAACGGTGCTTATAAGCATAGAAAGCTTTCTACAGCTGCCCATGAGTATATCAAAGCAAACTTGAACCACATTCTCCAGGGAGGAATAGGGCCGAATATACCAGTAGATGTACTGTATGAGATACTATGCCAAGGGGAAGAACTTGCTCTCTTGTATTCAGAAGAAGAG CTACTTTCAATGTTAATGGAATGGTTGACTCATGACTGGATAAATCGCAGGAGACATGCCACCCACCTGCTGAAGAAGATACGTTTAGGAGTGGTGCCCCACAGCAGGCTAAAGAGCATCTCCGAAGGTACCATCACAGAGATACCTGagtgcagagatatctttaacaCAGTTTTTGATCTCCGCAGCAGACAGTCTGCTCCTCCTGGAGTGGTTCTAAGCTACAGCCATCCAGAGCTGTTTGCACCAAGAAGTACTGTAATG GCTTTGATTGGAATTGGAGGATATGAAGACCAATCGGAATcttttgtgcaatattttgattCGGGAGAAGACAGGTGGATACCGTTACATCAATTTGCAAGATTACCATATGCAGAATTAACAGACCACAGCACCATTGTTGTAGATGGTAAACTCTTCGTAGCAGGTGGTAAAACCTGGGACTTGACACCAGCACAGAAAAGCGCATCAGCAGGAAAGAACTTCCACTGTTATTGTGAGAATACAAATACATGGATCGAGCTTCCATCAATGCATACTGCAAGAGAGCAGTTTTCACTGGTTCATCTAGACAGATACATCTATGCTATTGGAGGACAGCAAGAGGATGTGGATCTGTTGTTCAATCCATGGGTGAATATAGAAAGATTCAATCTTGATACAATGCAATGGGAAGTGATGCCTCATCAACCCTGGGGTAGCTTCAAACCATGCGCAGTTGTATACAAAGACAAGATATTGGTGTATGGACCCGATGAGTATGATGATTCACCCGGCGAGCGCTCTACCTACTATCTTATGGCGTACTATCCAGATATCGACACCTGGAAGACTGTGTGGAAAGACCATCGTGTGTCGGGGTATAGACAGTCTATTCTTACAGTCGTCGACGATGTTTGTTACGAAATACGGTTCGTTTTTGAACAACGAAATATACCAGTTGTCAGAGAAGTGATATTGGACTTGGAATCGGATCCTCCGACGATGGAGCTTGGTGGCTGTGAGGATCAATCATCCATTGAATGCAATGAGGTGTGCATCAAGGAGCAACTTTATACCATCATCACATTCCCAGGATATGTGAACAAGAAACCAACCAATGAAGGATCATGGTTTCATTCTAGTAGCGTTGATGGCGCCGCCGCCAGTGTGATTTGTTTTACATTTGATAAATTGCGCCTCATGTAA